The Chitinophaga flava genome has a segment encoding these proteins:
- a CDS encoding sulfatase-like hydrolase/transferase: MKKTFWWLLPVLMAFQVSAQQRKPNVIFILSDDMGYGDASCYGSPLIRTPELDRLAREGFRSTGFMVSAPSCTPSRASLLTGRYPDKVNMPYAVAPGDAHALSDSIFTLARMFKANHYQTMMIGKWHLGDKANSRPLSHGFDHFFGMLYSHDYQSPFVNTDTTLAVFYDNTRVIEKPDYSKLMGWYTDSALAYIKRASRSQQPFFLYLPFPMPHAPLAVPSEWKGKSRGGLYGDVIEQQDACIGKIIALLRQLKLDQQTIVMFTSDNGPWNDMPDRMLQRDIVKPWDHGSTGPFRGGKANTYEGGHREPFIAWAPGRISAGTVADQPFIINDILPTLAAATSYTQPLPANVEGVNVWQHITGRQAQLPERPLFYLSAIGKLEAVRKGDWKLRIATTEKGKTPVMELYNLRMDISEKHNVAAKYAEIAASLKQLMDNY, from the coding sequence ATGAAAAAAACTTTTTGGTGGCTGCTGCCTGTGTTGATGGCGTTTCAGGTGTCGGCACAGCAACGGAAGCCCAATGTGATCTTTATCCTGTCCGACGATATGGGTTATGGTGATGCCAGCTGCTACGGTAGTCCGCTGATCCGTACGCCTGAGCTGGACCGCCTCGCCAGGGAAGGCTTTCGTAGCACCGGTTTTATGGTGTCTGCTCCTTCCTGCACACCCAGCAGGGCTTCCCTGCTCACTGGCCGTTACCCCGACAAGGTAAACATGCCATATGCCGTAGCTCCGGGCGATGCACATGCACTGTCCGACAGCATTTTCACCCTTGCCAGGATGTTTAAAGCCAATCATTACCAAACCATGATGATCGGTAAATGGCACCTGGGTGATAAAGCCAATAGCCGCCCGCTGTCGCATGGCTTTGATCATTTCTTTGGTATGCTGTACAGCCACGATTATCAGTCGCCTTTTGTGAATACAGACACTACGCTGGCTGTCTTTTATGATAATACCCGCGTTATCGAAAAACCAGACTACAGTAAACTGATGGGCTGGTATACTGATAGTGCCCTGGCCTATATCAAACGTGCTTCCCGCAGCCAGCAGCCCTTTTTCCTGTATCTGCCTTTCCCTATGCCACATGCGCCGCTGGCTGTGCCGTCAGAATGGAAAGGTAAATCACGGGGAGGGCTATACGGAGATGTGATAGAACAACAGGATGCCTGCATTGGTAAAATCATCGCCCTGCTGCGGCAGCTGAAGCTGGATCAACAGACCATCGTGATGTTTACCAGTGATAATGGCCCCTGGAATGATATGCCCGACAGAATGCTGCAACGTGATATCGTAAAACCCTGGGACCACGGATCTACAGGCCCTTTCAGAGGTGGCAAGGCCAATACTTATGAAGGTGGTCACCGTGAACCCTTCATCGCCTGGGCTCCCGGCCGTATTTCCGCCGGCACCGTGGCCGACCAGCCTTTTATCATCAACGATATATTACCTACACTGGCTGCAGCTACCAGCTACACACAGCCACTGCCGGCCAATGTAGAAGGAGTGAACGTGTGGCAGCATATAACAGGCCGTCAGGCTCAGCTGCCGGAAAGGCCGCTCTTTTACCTGAGTGCTATCGGTAAACTGGAAGCAGTACGCAAAGGCGACTGGAAACTGCGCATCGCCACTACTGAAAAAGGAAAAACGCCCGTGATGGAATTATATAATCTCCGCATGGATATCAGCGAAAAACATAATGTGGCCGCCAAATATGCGGAGATAGCCGCTTCGCTGAAACAGCTGATGGACAACTACTGA
- a CDS encoding VOC family protein — MKINRLDHLVLTVANIDITCLFYYDVLGMEIQTFGDGRKALKFGQQKINLHQKGKEFEPKAAHPLPGSADLCFITETPIREVKEELLRKNITLLESEVKRTGANGPIVSIYFRDPDQNLIEVSNYLEPEE; from the coding sequence ATGAAAATAAACAGACTGGACCACCTCGTGCTCACCGTAGCCAATATCGATATCACTTGTTTGTTTTACTACGACGTGCTGGGCATGGAGATACAGACTTTTGGAGATGGAAGAAAGGCATTAAAGTTCGGACAGCAGAAAATCAATCTTCATCAGAAAGGGAAAGAATTTGAACCCAAAGCGGCACATCCGCTGCCTGGTTCCGCAGATCTGTGTTTTATAACGGAAACGCCTATACGCGAAGTCAAAGAAGAACTGCTTCGCAAAAACATCACCCTGCTGGAATCTGAAGTGAAACGCACCGGTGCCAACGGACCTATTGTATCCATCTATTTCCGTGACCCGGACCAAAACCTGATAGAAGTAAGCAACTATCTGGAGCCGGAAGAATAA
- a CDS encoding Crp/Fnr family transcriptional regulator, producing the protein MSQHTMIHTNRAILSFIEDTLTEAEKKDRVFLQSYPAGTRLLTQGQRNKYVLVQKTGLSKCYITEDNGKDFIIQFLGEGELLGELELIQQSSNLTTVTALTPVTAWCITTDYFTYLISHNMVLNRLLMESLANRLAQTSARASYQQVYPAEYTMLKLLSVLARQQTAFSKKDLADYLGVSVRSFNRTLKQLREKSIIHPDSFDLYLDRASFERLIQTYGEQ; encoded by the coding sequence TTGTCCCAACACACTATGATACATACCAATCGCGCTATATTATCCTTTATTGAAGATACTCTTACGGAAGCCGAAAAAAAAGACAGGGTCTTTCTACAGTCTTATCCTGCCGGTACCCGGCTGTTAACGCAAGGACAGCGCAACAAATACGTATTGGTACAAAAGACGGGGCTTTCCAAATGTTATATTACGGAAGATAACGGAAAGGATTTTATTATTCAGTTTCTGGGAGAAGGGGAACTGCTGGGAGAACTGGAGCTGATCCAGCAATCCAGCAATCTGACGACTGTTACCGCGCTTACGCCGGTAACGGCCTGGTGCATTACGACCGATTATTTTACCTACCTCATCAGCCATAACATGGTGTTGAACCGATTGCTGATGGAATCGCTGGCGAACAGGCTGGCGCAGACTTCGGCACGGGCTTCGTATCAACAGGTGTACCCTGCTGAATATACCATGCTTAAATTATTGTCGGTACTCGCCAGGCAACAGACCGCTTTTTCCAAAAAAGACCTGGCCGATTACCTGGGAGTATCTGTACGTAGCTTTAACCGTACGCTGAAGCAGTTGCGGGAAAAAAGTATCATCCATCCGGACAGCTTTGACCTATACCTCGACAGAGCATCTTTTGAGCGGCTGATACAGACCTACGGCGAACAGTGA
- a CDS encoding HAD family hydrolase — MTGIQIIAFDADDTLWVNEPYFREVEQKFCGLLEDYLPHHTVAQELFKTEMANLSLYGYGVKGFMLAMIETILRVTNNTANPVLIEKVLEYGKEQLNKDIELLDGVKEVLEALKGKYRLVVATKGDLLDQERKLNKSGLAHYFHHIEIMSDKQEKDYRKLLRHLDCPPEAFLMIGNSIKSDVMPVLAIGGHAIHIPYHTVWAHEVVNEEVKEEKFYSFQTISDILPKLLS; from the coding sequence ATGACCGGTATACAAATCATTGCATTTGACGCAGATGATACATTATGGGTGAATGAGCCTTATTTCAGGGAGGTAGAACAGAAATTCTGCGGCCTCCTGGAAGACTATCTGCCCCACCATACTGTTGCCCAGGAATTGTTTAAAACAGAGATGGCCAACCTTTCCCTGTATGGTTACGGGGTGAAAGGATTTATGCTGGCCATGATTGAAACCATTCTGCGGGTAACCAACAACACCGCCAATCCGGTGCTGATAGAGAAAGTACTCGAATATGGAAAGGAACAGCTCAATAAAGACATCGAACTGCTGGACGGTGTGAAAGAGGTGCTGGAAGCCCTGAAAGGCAAATACCGCCTGGTAGTGGCCACCAAAGGAGATCTGCTCGACCAGGAAAGGAAACTCAATAAATCCGGCCTCGCACATTATTTCCATCACATAGAAATCATGAGCGATAAACAGGAGAAAGATTATCGTAAACTGCTTCGTCATCTGGACTGTCCGCCGGAAGCCTTTCTGATGATCGGCAATTCCATCAAATCAGATGTAATGCCGGTACTGGCTATCGGTGGCCATGCCATCCATATTCCGTATCATACCGTATGGGCCCATGAAGTGGTGAATGAAGAAGTGAAAGAGGAAAAATTCTATTCTTTTCAAACTATTTCGGACATTCTGCCGAAGCTATTGTCATGA
- the uvrA gene encoding excinuclease ABC subunit UvrA has translation MQTDKGKPLSPEKAGFMRVRGAREHNLKNIDLDIPRDALVVFTGVSGSGKSSLAFGTLYAEAQRRYLESVSPYARRLFHQMSVPEVDEISGLPPAVALQQQRGLPTTRSSVGSVTTLSNLLRMLYSRAGEYPEGQPHLEAEAFSPNTPSGACPQCHGLGRVYEVTERSLVPDDTLTIRERAIAAWPTAWYGQNLRDILITLGYDVDKPWKDLPKKERDWILFTEEQPVVPVYPGFTHEEVKRAIKQKVEPSYMGTFSGARRYVLHTFANTESASMKKRVSQYMESTECPVCNGKRLQPASLSVTFAGMDIGEIARLPLSRLATLMRPYAEGKAAQSKKEKAHPERQIVTQRIAADLVGRLEVLLELGLGYLLLERSTPTLSPGELQRLRLATQVRSNLFGVVYVLDEPSAGLHPADTEALLSALEKLKASGNSLFVVEHDLDVIRSADWIIDVGPDAGEHGGRILYSGPPDGLAAVEISKTRRFLFAEKTILHREPRKASGWLQLEDVTRNNLHQLSAAFPLGCMTTVTGISGSGKSSLVSQVLVELVAAQLGMDLSSEPEEGEALEQAAPVTLGGHITAGMEQVKRLVQVDQQPIGRTPRSNLATYTGLFDHVRKLFADTSTARARKYDAGRFSFNVAKGRCETCQGEGFVMVELLFLPSVYAPCPTCHGARYNAQTLEITYRDKNIAEVLELTVDDAWTFFEDEPKIHRALSVLREVGLGYLRLGQPATQLSGGEAQRIKLATELQRMGRGDTLYVLDEPTTGLHPADIEKLVVQLEGLVNAGNTVIVVEHDMRVVAASDWVIDIGPGAGEEGGKVVATGTPTEMAKAKNSRTAPYLARFLHT, from the coding sequence ATGCAAACAGATAAAGGGAAACCACTATCGCCGGAGAAGGCCGGCTTTATGCGTGTCCGCGGGGCACGTGAGCATAACCTCAAAAACATAGATCTGGATATCCCACGCGATGCGCTGGTAGTATTCACGGGCGTATCCGGCTCTGGTAAGTCATCACTGGCATTTGGAACACTCTATGCCGAAGCTCAGCGGCGTTATCTCGAATCAGTATCACCTTATGCAAGGCGGCTTTTTCATCAGATGTCGGTGCCGGAAGTGGATGAAATCAGTGGACTGCCACCGGCAGTAGCCCTGCAACAACAGCGTGGACTGCCAACCACCCGCTCATCTGTAGGCAGCGTAACTACTTTATCTAATCTGTTAAGGATGCTGTATTCCCGGGCCGGCGAATACCCGGAAGGGCAGCCCCACCTGGAAGCAGAAGCATTCTCCCCTAATACGCCATCAGGCGCCTGTCCGCAATGCCACGGCCTCGGAAGAGTATACGAAGTCACGGAACGTTCCCTGGTACCGGATGATACCCTTACCATCAGGGAAAGGGCCATCGCTGCATGGCCTACGGCATGGTATGGCCAGAACCTGCGCGACATCCTCATTACACTCGGTTATGATGTGGATAAGCCCTGGAAAGATCTTCCCAAAAAAGAACGGGACTGGATACTGTTTACTGAAGAACAGCCTGTAGTACCGGTATATCCTGGTTTCACCCATGAAGAGGTGAAGCGGGCTATCAAACAAAAAGTAGAACCCTCTTATATGGGCACCTTCTCCGGTGCACGCCGTTATGTATTGCACACCTTTGCCAATACAGAAAGTGCTTCCATGAAGAAGCGGGTATCACAATATATGGAAAGCACCGAATGCCCGGTGTGTAATGGAAAGCGCCTGCAACCGGCTTCTCTGTCGGTAACCTTCGCCGGTATGGATATCGGGGAGATAGCACGTTTGCCGCTCTCCAGGCTGGCCACATTAATGCGGCCTTATGCAGAAGGTAAGGCCGCTCAGTCCAAAAAGGAAAAGGCTCATCCGGAGCGGCAAATCGTAACACAGAGAATAGCAGCCGATCTGGTAGGAAGGCTGGAAGTATTGCTGGAACTGGGTTTGGGATACCTGCTCCTGGAACGCAGCACACCTACCTTGTCGCCGGGAGAGTTGCAACGTTTACGTTTAGCCACGCAGGTTAGGTCTAACCTCTTTGGGGTAGTGTATGTGCTCGACGAACCTTCTGCCGGCTTGCATCCTGCTGATACAGAGGCTTTGCTGTCGGCACTGGAAAAACTCAAAGCATCAGGTAACTCTTTGTTTGTGGTAGAACATGATCTGGATGTGATACGTTCTGCCGACTGGATCATAGATGTAGGGCCAGACGCCGGCGAACACGGTGGCCGTATCCTTTACAGCGGTCCCCCGGATGGACTGGCTGCTGTTGAGATATCCAAAACACGCCGTTTCCTTTTTGCAGAAAAAACAATCCTGCATCGTGAACCCCGCAAAGCCAGCGGCTGGCTGCAGCTGGAAGACGTTACCCGTAATAACCTCCATCAGCTGTCGGCTGCTTTCCCGCTGGGATGCATGACCACCGTAACCGGTATCTCCGGCTCCGGCAAATCGAGCCTGGTCAGCCAGGTACTGGTAGAACTGGTGGCAGCGCAGCTGGGCATGGACCTCAGCTCCGAACCGGAAGAAGGGGAGGCGCTGGAACAGGCCGCCCCAGTCACTTTGGGCGGACATATCACCGCCGGTATGGAACAGGTGAAACGATTGGTACAGGTAGATCAGCAGCCCATTGGCCGTACACCCCGCTCTAACCTGGCCACCTATACGGGATTGTTTGACCATGTCAGAAAACTATTTGCCGACACATCAACAGCCCGTGCCCGCAAATATGATGCTGGCCGTTTCTCCTTCAACGTAGCCAAAGGCCGTTGTGAAACCTGCCAGGGAGAAGGATTTGTGATGGTGGAACTATTATTTCTCCCCAGCGTATATGCGCCTTGTCCTACCTGTCATGGTGCGCGTTATAATGCACAGACACTGGAAATTACCTACCGGGATAAAAATATAGCCGAAGTGCTGGAACTCACTGTAGATGACGCCTGGACCTTTTTTGAAGACGAACCTAAAATACATCGTGCGCTGAGTGTACTACGGGAAGTAGGGCTGGGTTACCTCCGACTGGGACAGCCGGCCACACAACTGTCGGGTGGCGAAGCACAACGTATCAAACTGGCCACCGAGTTACAGCGCATGGGACGTGGTGATACCCTCTACGTGCTCGATGAGCCCACCACCGGCCTGCATCCTGCAGATATCGAAAAACTGGTGGTACAGCTGGAAGGGCTGGTGAATGCCGGTAATACCGTGATCGTAGTAGAACATGATATGCGTGTAGTAGCTGCCAGTGATTGGGTGATAGATATCGGTCCCGGTGCGGGAGAAGAAGGCGGTAAAGTAGTGGCTACCGGCACACCGACGGAAATGGCCAAAGCTAAAAACAGCCGTACAGCACCTTACCTGGCGCGATTTCTTCACACATAA
- a CDS encoding efflux transporter outer membrane subunit, translated as MNHKLNFYMCLLMALMLITACSVTHPYKVPDANTNGLFRNQQLTDTATLATLHWREIFTDTLLQKLISTGIQQNLDLKTAYARITQAEATYEQSRQAYFPTLGASASVSGNKTTSGSSSNSHPYQLGLNTSWEADIWGQLRSSQRANLANLLQGQAAARAVQTNLVANIANFYYQLLALDQQLVITQQTVESWKATVNVMKALKASNIVTGAAVVQSAASQYAAAVATHDLRLRIRETENALSILLGQAPDTIPRNKLADQHPITLLKTGVPSQLLANRPDVQAAEYNFRYFFELTNVARTYFYPTLTITASGGLAGASLGQLFKPGSLVGNIVAGLAQPIYNQGINRARLKSAQAQQQQALYSFQSILLTAGQEVSDALFSYQTAVDKTGDRDNQLDNLEKSVSYTQQLVRYSSANYTEVLNAQQSLLTAQLGQVNDRLQQLQAIVNLYRALGGGWQ; from the coding sequence ATGAATCACAAATTGAATTTCTATATGTGTTTACTGATGGCCCTGATGCTGATCACGGCCTGCTCAGTCACACATCCTTATAAAGTACCCGATGCCAATACCAATGGTTTATTCCGCAACCAGCAGCTAACGGACACGGCTACACTGGCCACACTACACTGGCGGGAAATATTCACTGACACCCTGCTTCAAAAGCTTATCAGCACCGGTATTCAACAAAACCTGGACCTGAAAACAGCTTATGCCAGGATCACACAGGCCGAAGCTACTTATGAACAAAGCCGGCAGGCGTATTTTCCCACGCTCGGCGCCAGCGCGTCTGTCAGCGGTAACAAAACCACCAGCGGCAGTAGCAGTAACAGTCACCCTTATCAACTGGGGCTTAACACCTCGTGGGAAGCGGATATCTGGGGCCAGCTACGGAGCAGTCAACGGGCCAACCTCGCCAACCTCTTACAGGGACAGGCAGCAGCAAGAGCCGTACAAACCAATCTGGTAGCCAATATCGCCAATTTTTACTATCAGCTGCTGGCGCTGGACCAGCAGCTGGTCATTACCCAACAAACCGTAGAAAGCTGGAAAGCCACCGTTAATGTGATGAAAGCACTGAAAGCTTCCAATATTGTTACAGGTGCCGCGGTTGTACAAAGTGCCGCCAGCCAGTACGCAGCAGCCGTGGCCACACACGATCTGCGTCTGCGTATCAGGGAGACAGAAAATGCACTCAGCATCCTGCTGGGACAGGCACCCGATACGATCCCCCGGAACAAACTGGCAGACCAGCATCCTATTACTTTGCTGAAAACAGGTGTACCTTCCCAGCTGCTGGCCAACCGGCCAGATGTACAGGCAGCTGAATATAACTTCCGGTATTTTTTTGAACTCACTAATGTGGCACGGACCTACTTCTATCCCACCCTCACCATCACTGCCTCCGGCGGACTGGCAGGGGCTTCGTTAGGACAGCTATTTAAACCAGGATCCCTGGTGGGTAATATCGTAGCGGGTTTGGCACAGCCTATCTACAACCAGGGCATCAATCGTGCCCGGCTGAAAAGTGCACAGGCACAACAACAACAGGCGTTGTACAGTTTCCAGAGCATTCTGCTCACGGCAGGCCAGGAAGTATCGGATGCCCTGTTCTCCTATCAAACGGCCGTTGACAAAACAGGCGACCGCGATAACCAGCTGGATAATCTGGAGAAGTCAGTATCTTACACACAGCAGCTGGTAAGATACAGCTCCGCCAATTATACGGAAGTACTAAACGCGCAACAAAGCCTGCTGACCGCACAACTGGGACAGGTTAACGACCGGCTGCAACAGCTGCAGGCCATCGTAAACCTCTACCGCGCCCTGGGTGGCGGCTGGCAGTAA
- a CDS encoding chloramphenicol acetyltransferase translates to MKQLLDINTWKRKDHFHFFNQFEEPFFGVCVNVDCTKAYATAREKGYSFFLYYLHKAMVAMNAIEPFRYRIVGEQVWIYDKIDPSPTINRPDGTFGFAYFEYHADFETFEAIARIITEQVQNSTGLVPAVSGENVVHCSSLPWINFTSLSHARSFSFKDSCPKVSFGKMTTADGISTMPVSLHVHHALMDGYHAGQFFEYFQQQLDS, encoded by the coding sequence ATGAAACAATTATTAGATATTAATACCTGGAAACGGAAAGATCATTTTCATTTTTTTAACCAGTTCGAGGAGCCGTTTTTCGGGGTATGTGTTAATGTAGACTGCACCAAAGCCTACGCTACTGCCAGGGAAAAAGGATATTCCTTTTTCCTGTATTACCTGCATAAAGCCATGGTGGCCATGAATGCGATAGAGCCTTTTCGTTACCGCATCGTCGGCGAACAGGTATGGATATACGATAAAATAGATCCTTCTCCTACGATTAACAGGCCCGATGGTACTTTTGGATTTGCTTATTTTGAATACCATGCGGATTTTGAAACATTTGAAGCCATAGCCCGTATTATAACAGAGCAGGTGCAAAACAGTACTGGCCTGGTACCTGCGGTGTCCGGCGAAAATGTGGTGCATTGTTCTTCGCTTCCCTGGATCAATTTTACCTCGCTCTCTCATGCACGTAGTTTTTCCTTTAAAGACAGTTGTCCTAAGGTCTCCTTCGGAAAAATGACTACCGCAGATGGTATCAGCACCATGCCGGTATCGCTGCATGTACATCATGCACTGATGGATGGTTACCATGCAGGACAGTTTTTTGAATATTTCCAGCAACAGCTGGATAGCTGA